From the Deltaproteobacteria bacterium genome, the window GCGGGGTCAACAACGGCAACGCCGCCGCCGAGCTGCGCGCCTTCGCCGAGCGCTTCGGCATCCCGGTGGTGACCACGCTCATGGGCATCGGCGCCATGGACACGACCGGCGAGCTCGCGCTCCACATGCTCGGGATGCACGGCACCGCGTACGCCAACTACGCGGTCGAGGACTGCGACTTCCTCTTCGCCGTGGGCTCGCGCTTCGACGACCGCGTCGCCGGCAAGGTGAAGGAGTTCGCGCCGGGTGCGAAGATCGCGCACCTCGACGTCGACGCCTCCGAGATCGGGAAGGTCAAGAACGTCGACTGGGCGCACGTCTCGGACGCGAAGGTGGGGCTCCAGCAGCTCTTGAAGGCCGGCGGCGGCTTCAAGAAGAGCTTCGCGCGCTGGCGCGCGCACGTCCAGGAGCTCCGGCGCCGCCACCCGCTCAACTACAACCGCGAGGCGAAGGCGATCCAGGCCGAGTACGTGCTCGAGCAGCTGAACCGGATCACGCGCGGCCACGCCATCGTCACCACCGGTGTCGGCCAGCACCAGATGTGGGCCGCGCAGTACCTGGACTTCGTGAACCCGCGTACCTTCCTCACGTCCGGCAGCATGGGCACCATGGGCTTCGGGCTCCCCGCCGCCATCGGCGCGCAGCTCGCCAAACCGGGCAAGCTCGTCATCGACGTCGACGGCGACGGCTCGATCCGCATGAACCTGGGCGAGCTCGAGACGCTCACCACCTACGACATCCCGGTGAAGGTGCTGCTCCTGAACAACCTGGGCGACGGCATGGTCCGTCAGTGGCAGTCCCTCTTCTACTCGAACCGCTACTCGGGTTCCGACAAGACGCTCCACAAGAAGGACTTCGTGAAGGCCGTCGAGGCCGACGGCTTCCAGTTTGCCAAGCGCGTGACCGAGATCGCCGACGTGCCGGCGCGGCTCGAGGAGTTCGTCCGCTCCCCCGGCCCCGCCTTCCTCGAGGTGATGATCGATCAGACGGCGCACGTCTACCCGATGGTCGCGCCCGGCATGGGCTACAAGGACATGATCACCGGGAAGTGGATCAAGAGCCGCGAGCAGAAGCCGCCGAGCGGCGAGGAGCCGAGCGGGTATTTCTAGGCCGCGGGCGGCTCTCCTCGCCGCCGTGGCCATGCTGGCGGCCGGGTGCTCCTGGGTGCCGCTCGATCGCCTGATCTTCTTTCCCGATCCCTTCGTCCCGGACCCGCCGCCCGGGGTCGAGGAGCGGACCATCACGACCGCCGACGGCCTCCGGCTGCACGCCTGGTGGGCCGCCGCGTCGGGCGCCGCGGCGACGCTCGTCTGGTCGCACGGCAACGGCGGCAACGTCGCCTCCCGTGCCGACGTGGTGCTCGCGCTCGCGGCGCGCGGCGTCGCCGTGCTCGCCTACGACTACCGCGGCTACGGGCGGAGCGAGGGGCGGCCGAGCGAGCCGGGCGTCTACCTCGATGCCGAGGCGGCCTACGACAGCCTCCGCACCCGCGGCGTCCCGGCGGGGCGCATCGTCGCCTTCGGCGAGTCGCTCGGCGGTGCGGTGGCGATCCGGCTCGCCACCGTGCGCCCGTGCGCCGGTGTGGCCGTGGTCTCGACCTTCACCACGCTGCGCGACGCGGGCCGAGCCCACTACGGCCCGCTCGCCGTCCTCGCCGGCAGCCGCTTCGACTCGCTGGCGCGCGTGCGCGCGCTCTCGCTGCCCATCCTCGTCGCGCACGGGGACCGCGACGAGGTCGTGCCGTTCGGGCTGGGCGAGCGGCTCTTCGCCGCCGCGAGGGAGCCGAAGCGCTTCGTGCGCGCGGCCGGCGCGCACCACAACGACGTCTTCGAGGCGCCGGGCCTGCTCGAGGCCATCGTCGCCTTCGCGCGCGAGGTGACGGCGTGACGGGGCGGGTGTGCGTGGTGACCGGGGCCAGCTCGGGGATCGGCCGGGCGACGGCGCGGGCACTCGCCTGCCTGGGCGCGACGCTGGCGCTCGTCTGCCGCAACCGCGGGCGCGGCGAGGAGACGGTTGCCGCCCTGCGGACGGAGTCCGGCAACGCCGCCGTCGCGCTCTTCCTGGCCGACCTCTCCTCGCAGGCGGAGATCCGACGCCTCGCGGCGGAGCTCAGCGAGTGCTACCCGGCCGTCCACGTGCTCGTGAACAACGCCGGCGTCGTCAACCTCCGCCGCTCGACCACCGTGGACGGCATCGAGACCGTCTTCGCGGTGAATCACCTGGCGTACTTCCTCCTGACCCACCT encodes:
- the ilvB gene encoding biosynthetic-type acetolactate synthase large subunit yields the protein MSSSKPSKLSLADSAATTHPLAGATMNGADMIVQVLADEGVDTVFGYSGGAILPTYDAVFRYNESHPEKNIRLIVPATEQGAGFMASGYARSSGRVGVSLVTSGPGATNSVTPVRDCQADSVPVVFITGQVPRAAMGTDAFQEAPVFNIMAACAKNVFLVTDEAKVEITMRTAFDIARSGRPGPVVVDIPRDVQLAKSVFQGAGLLPLHGYRQRLEGLRQATISPHDAEAFFKLLVASERPLMYVGGGVNNGNAAAELRAFAERFGIPVVTTLMGIGAMDTTGELALHMLGMHGTAYANYAVEDCDFLFAVGSRFDDRVAGKVKEFAPGAKIAHLDVDASEIGKVKNVDWAHVSDAKVGLQQLLKAGGGFKKSFARWRAHVQELRRRHPLNYNREAKAIQAEYVLEQLNRITRGHAIVTTGVGQHQMWAAQYLDFVNPRTFLTSGSMGTMGFGLPAAIGAQLAKPGKLVIDVDGDGSIRMNLGELETLTTYDIPVKVLLLNNLGDGMVRQWQSLFYSNRYSGSDKTLHKKDFVKAVEADGFQFAKRVTEIADVPARLEEFVRSPGPAFLEVMIDQTAHVYPMVAPGMGYKDMITGKWIKSREQKPPSGEEPSGYF
- a CDS encoding alpha/beta hydrolase; the protein is MAMLAAGCSWVPLDRLIFFPDPFVPDPPPGVEERTITTADGLRLHAWWAAASGAAATLVWSHGNGGNVASRADVVLALAARGVAVLAYDYRGYGRSEGRPSEPGVYLDAEAAYDSLRTRGVPAGRIVAFGESLGGAVAIRLATVRPCAGVAVVSTFTTLRDAGRAHYGPLAVLAGSRFDSLARVRALSLPILVAHGDRDEVVPFGLGERLFAAAREPKRFVRAAGAHHNDVFEAPGLLEAIVAFAREVTA